One part of the Tunicatimonas pelagia genome encodes these proteins:
- a CDS encoding DUF6090 family protein: MIKFFRNMRRRSLTKNKFYKYLLYAIGEIVLVVIGILIALQINNYSAYQKERYKETVLLSNLSNEIELDIQQIDNSTKLSTERLNRLDSIVQSLKNTDSIDKLNFILQSFELVMDQYFYSNSGIFDEAVSSGKMSYIQNDSLRQTIFDYYRNADESDNDGTTRLITDELITPLFIETLFMSAEGFSSLGMNVQDVSDLQSIDLEALKSNKDFWKMILLKFGSNQEQILRWQQIKVRAQKLNQQIEKELNKLKQ; encoded by the coding sequence ATGATAAAATTCTTCCGGAATATGCGTCGGCGCTCGCTGACTAAAAACAAGTTTTACAAATATCTGCTCTATGCTATTGGCGAAATAGTATTGGTCGTGATTGGTATTCTGATTGCCCTGCAAATCAACAACTACAGCGCGTATCAGAAAGAACGGTATAAAGAAACTGTACTTCTTTCTAACCTTTCTAATGAGATTGAACTGGATATTCAGCAGATAGATAATAGCACGAAACTCTCTACCGAACGGCTCAACCGCTTGGACAGCATAGTACAATCGTTGAAGAATACCGATAGTATTGATAAATTGAATTTTATTTTGCAATCCTTTGAGTTGGTCATGGATCAATACTTTTATAGCAATAGTGGTATTTTTGATGAAGCCGTTTCTTCTGGTAAGATGAGTTACATACAAAATGACTCGTTGCGGCAAACGATTTTTGACTATTACCGCAATGCTGATGAGAGCGACAACGATGGCACAACTCGTCTGATAACCGACGAATTAATAACCCCGCTGTTTATAGAAACGCTATTTATGAGTGCTGAAGGGTTTTCATCGTTAGGTATGAACGTGCAGGATGTTTCTGATCTACAAAGTATCGATTTGGAAGCCCTCAAAAGTAATAAGGATTTTTGGAAAATGATACTCCTGAAGTTTGGTAGCAATCAGGAGCAAATACTACGATGGCAACAAATTAAAGTGCGAGCCCAAAAGCTAAACCAGCAGATAGAAAAAGAACTGAATAAATTGAAGCAGTAG
- the zwf gene encoding glucose-6-phosphate dehydrogenase, translating into MNSVDYQNINPTTIVIFGGSGDLNKRKLIPALYNLYIDRYLPEQFHIIGLGRTEFSDEEFREVLEEGVNDFSRRKAENGSWEEFREHISYHVSNVKDLESYKEVVGLVEKKEQEWGAKEPNRLFYLSVSPSLFEPIAINLGRAGACNDVNRTRIIVEKPFGHDLKTAHSLNRLLTKIFAEQQIYRIDHYLGKETVQNILTFRFTNALFEPIWNRNYIDHIQITVSETVGVGTRGGYYEGSGALRDMIQNHVLQLVAMIAMEPPISLNADEIRNKKAEVIRAMRKYSPDEVKDHAVRGQYGPGWIKGEEVIGYRDAEGVAEDSNTETYAAAQFYIDNWRWQDVPFYVRTGKRMADKTTAITIQLKSAPHRAFVSNGKINQDPNRIVINIQPEMGMKIRFQAKRPGVSQIVNPVEMIFDYDEAYDAPTPEAYETLLLDAIAGNAALFMRADQVEAAWEAVMPILEAWENEPITDYPSYDAGSWGPKAADKLLAQNGHRWFNPPARNVLETVIEDKHNESKAGVINLHTYNEVNDLSYCAAELFVSKAQEAVEKYGRFTVCLSGGSSSKAMYELLAKEPLASKVPWKNVYAFWGDERAVSIDHADSNAGMAMDALLRHVPIPEDQIFPIQGGLRADVAALQYEEVLQRFFQGRSPRFDLVWLGMGGDGHTLSVFPGVSISQKEMTWVKEVFVPKLDSYRITLTPQLVNQAHSVAFIAYGEGKAEALKHVLEGPYEPNQYPAQLIRPTHGDVHWFVDNEATSALSKSE; encoded by the coding sequence ATGAATTCTGTTGACTACCAAAATATAAACCCGACCACCATTGTTATTTTTGGCGGTAGTGGTGACCTGAACAAGCGGAAGCTCATTCCGGCATTATACAACTTGTACATTGATCGGTACCTACCCGAGCAATTTCATATCATCGGACTAGGGCGAACCGAGTTCTCTGATGAAGAATTTCGGGAGGTATTAGAAGAAGGAGTTAATGATTTTTCTCGCCGAAAGGCGGAGAACGGCAGTTGGGAAGAATTTCGCGAACATATTTCCTATCACGTTTCCAACGTCAAAGACCTAGAGTCGTACAAAGAGGTTGTGGGGTTAGTGGAGAAGAAGGAGCAGGAGTGGGGGGCTAAAGAGCCTAATCGCCTATTTTACCTCTCAGTATCTCCCTCGTTGTTTGAGCCGATTGCTATCAACTTAGGGCGAGCCGGAGCCTGTAATGATGTTAACCGCACCCGGATTATAGTAGAAAAACCTTTCGGGCACGATCTCAAGACCGCTCATTCGCTCAATCGGTTGTTAACCAAAATATTTGCCGAGCAGCAAATCTACCGAATCGATCATTATTTGGGGAAGGAAACTGTTCAGAACATCCTGACGTTCCGCTTTACCAATGCCCTGTTTGAGCCCATCTGGAACCGAAACTATATTGACCACATCCAAATTACTGTATCAGAAACAGTAGGCGTAGGAACCCGGGGTGGTTACTACGAGGGTTCCGGCGCTTTGCGCGATATGATCCAGAACCACGTGCTGCAACTGGTCGCGATGATTGCGATGGAGCCCCCGATCTCACTGAATGCTGATGAAATTCGTAATAAGAAAGCTGAAGTGATTCGCGCTATGCGAAAATACAGTCCTGATGAAGTAAAAGATCACGCGGTACGCGGGCAGTACGGTCCCGGCTGGATTAAGGGCGAAGAAGTAATTGGCTATCGTGATGCCGAAGGGGTGGCCGAAGATTCTAATACCGAAACCTACGCAGCCGCTCAGTTTTATATTGATAATTGGCGTTGGCAAGATGTTCCCTTCTACGTGCGTACCGGTAAGCGAATGGCCGATAAAACTACGGCTATTACCATTCAACTAAAATCAGCTCCGCACCGGGCCTTCGTTAGTAACGGTAAAATTAATCAGGATCCCAACCGCATCGTTATCAACATCCAACCGGAAATGGGTATGAAAATCCGGTTTCAGGCCAAACGGCCAGGAGTGAGCCAGATCGTAAATCCGGTAGAGATGATCTTTGACTACGACGAGGCCTACGATGCACCTACTCCCGAAGCCTACGAAACTTTGCTGCTGGATGCTATTGCGGGTAATGCCGCGCTGTTCATGCGGGCCGACCAGGTAGAAGCTGCTTGGGAAGCGGTAATGCCGATACTAGAAGCCTGGGAGAACGAGCCGATCACCGATTATCCTAGCTACGATGCCGGAAGCTGGGGACCGAAAGCTGCGGATAAACTACTCGCCCAGAATGGTCACCGGTGGTTTAATCCTCCCGCCCGAAATGTACTCGAGACGGTGATTGAGGATAAGCACAATGAATCTAAGGCTGGGGTTATCAACTTACATACCTATAACGAAGTGAATGATCTCAGCTACTGTGCGGCTGAGTTATTTGTTTCTAAAGCGCAAGAAGCGGTAGAAAAATACGGTCGCTTTACGGTTTGCTTATCAGGAGGTAGTTCCTCCAAGGCGATGTACGAGCTATTGGCGAAAGAACCGTTAGCATCTAAAGTACCCTGGAAGAATGTGTATGCTTTTTGGGGCGATGAACGAGCGGTTTCAATAGACCATGCTGATAGCAATGCCGGAATGGCGATGGATGCCCTTTTGCGCCATGTTCCTATTCCTGAAGATCAGATATTCCCGATTCAGGGCGGCTTGCGGGCAGATGTAGCCGCGTTACAGTACGAAGAGGTACTCCAGCGTTTCTTTCAAGGGCGGTCGCCCCGCTTCGACTTGGTGTGGCTCGGTATGGGTGGCGATGGCCATACGCTCTCAGTATTTCCGGGGGTGTCTATTTCTCAGAAGGAAATGACGTGGGTGAAAGAGGTTTTCGTGCCTAAGTTGGATAGTTACCGGATTACGCTTACGCCCCAATTAGTCAATCAGGCTCACAGCGTAGCATTCATTGCTTATGGTGAAGGAAAAGCGGAAGCCCTTAAGCACGTATTGGAAGGACCCTACGAACCCAACCAGTACCCGGCTCAGCTGATCCGGCCTACCCACGGTGATGTTCACTGGTTTGTAGATAACGAAGCTACCAGTGCTCTATCTAAATCTGAGTAG
- a CDS encoding DUF1349 domain-containing protein, whose translation MRQMQWFNEPEQWNANHDQSLSMYVTPKTDFWRITNYGFTVDDGPFYYCNLGGEFEVAVRVTGEYKARYDQMGLMIRIDERNWIKTGVEYVNKKINLSAVVTLERSDWSIVELEQVPSSVWLKVIRRLDYVEIHYSLNNTTFTLLRLAYFPANTPVMVGMAAASPDGNGFQALFEDFRIKYLPDLQREQWLKENNAI comes from the coding sequence ATGAGACAGATGCAATGGTTCAATGAACCCGAACAATGGAATGCCAATCACGACCAATCGTTGTCGATGTACGTAACCCCCAAAACTGATTTCTGGCGCATCACAAACTACGGCTTCACGGTAGATGATGGTCCTTTCTATTACTGTAACCTAGGTGGGGAGTTTGAAGTGGCCGTTAGGGTAACTGGAGAATACAAAGCTCGCTACGACCAGATGGGATTAATGATCAGAATAGATGAGCGTAACTGGATTAAGACCGGAGTAGAATATGTGAATAAGAAAATAAACTTGAGCGCAGTAGTAACCCTTGAGCGGAGCGACTGGAGCATAGTAGAATTGGAGCAGGTTCCCTCATCTGTCTGGCTCAAAGTAATTAGAAGACTAGACTACGTAGAAATACATTATTCACTGAATAACACTACCTTCACCCTGCTACGCTTAGCCTATTTCCCTGCTAATACCCCCGTGATGGTCGGCATGGCCGCTGCCTCGCCCGACGGTAACGGTTTCCAGGCATTATTTGAAGACTTCCGGATTAAATACCTCCCCGATCTCCAGCGTGAGCAGTGGCTAAAGGAAAACAATGCAATCTAA
- a CDS encoding GDSL-type esterase/lipase family protein codes for MSLSLIAKTISGILGATIFAFVAVAQEQGPERWEKTIQKFEQQDAQNSVEPGAILFTGSSSIAMWQDISDYFPNQRIVNRGFGGSQFSDLLHYADRVISPYRPSKIFIYEGDNDISAGDSPKQIMREAKKLRKKIKKALGDTPVIFISPKPSVARWELKETYEDLNARLKKYADKTENTEFADVWNPALDDNGEVVEHIFLEDNLHMNAEGYKIWQQALAPYVE; via the coding sequence ATGAGTTTGTCGCTAATAGCCAAGACAATTAGTGGTATTTTAGGTGCCACCATTTTCGCATTCGTCGCAGTAGCTCAGGAGCAAGGTCCAGAACGTTGGGAAAAGACTATTCAAAAGTTTGAGCAGCAAGATGCTCAGAACTCCGTAGAGCCCGGAGCCATACTATTTACGGGTAGCTCATCCATTGCTATGTGGCAGGACATATCTGATTATTTTCCCAATCAGCGAATTGTCAATCGAGGCTTCGGGGGTTCTCAGTTTTCTGATTTGCTCCACTACGCCGACCGAGTAATTTCTCCCTACCGGCCGTCCAAGATTTTTATCTACGAAGGCGATAATGACATTTCGGCGGGCGATAGTCCTAAGCAGATTATGCGGGAGGCTAAAAAGCTGCGTAAGAAAATTAAGAAGGCGCTGGGTGACACTCCCGTAATATTTATCTCCCCCAAACCTAGTGTAGCCCGATGGGAGCTAAAAGAAACCTACGAAGACCTAAATGCCCGATTAAAAAAGTACGCTGATAAAACCGAAAACACCGAGTTCGCCGATGTATGGAACCCCGCCCTGGACGACAATGGTGAGGTAGTAGAACATATCTTTTTGGAAGATAATCTGCATATGAACGCGGAAGGATACAAAATCTGGCAGCAAGCGTTAGCACCCTATGTGGAGTAA
- the tkt gene encoding transketolase, giving the protein MNQHELETLCINTIRTLSMDAVQKANSGHPGTAMSLAPIAHVLWSRIMNYNPDDPHWPNRDRFILSAGHACILQYSILHLTGYDLSMDDLKDFRQWESKTAGHPEYHLTPGIEVTTGPLGQGFANGVGFAIGQKFLAARYNQEGKDIFNYKTYAICSDGDLMEGISSEAGSLAGHLKLGNLIYLYDDNNITIDGTTSITFTEDVEARFRSFGWHTQTVEDVNDLDALEQAIRTAEAVEDQPSLIRVKTIIAYGSPNKINTSGAHGAPLGGDEVAATKKNLGWDPEKHFYVPDEVYDFYKKAVEKRQEKEDKWNELFQSYKGEHADLAEEYLNFAKEQYPSGWQDDLPVFKPEEGSVATRNAGKKVMNAIAKHFPLLIGGAADLVESTKTEVEDSGSFEHGNYGGQNIHFGIREHAMGAIVNGLTLTEGTIAYGSTFFIFTDYMRPTLRLAGIMKLRSIFIYTHDSIGLGEDGTTHQPVEHLMSMRAIPNLVNIRPGDANETAHAWRVAIEHKDGPVAIVLTRQGIPVINYEHCEGPQSLEKGAYILKDADDAPQMILIASGSEVQLALQAQEKLAGEGIHARVVSMPSWELFEKQDVSYRESVFPKEIRKRISIEAGVTLGWHKYITDEGVAIGIDTYGESAPGKKLMEEFGFTVDNVVKHAKQLAETANV; this is encoded by the coding sequence ATGAACCAACACGAGCTAGAAACCTTATGCATTAATACTATTCGCACCCTTTCTATGGATGCGGTACAAAAAGCGAATTCCGGTCATCCGGGTACGGCTATGAGCCTGGCACCCATCGCCCATGTACTTTGGTCGCGCATTATGAATTATAACCCAGATGATCCCCACTGGCCTAACCGCGACCGCTTTATCCTCTCGGCCGGACACGCCTGTATCCTTCAGTACAGCATATTACACTTAACCGGCTACGATCTGTCGATGGATGATCTGAAAGACTTCCGGCAGTGGGAAAGCAAAACGGCTGGGCATCCCGAATACCACCTAACCCCCGGAATAGAAGTAACCACTGGCCCACTCGGGCAAGGCTTTGCTAACGGAGTAGGTTTTGCAATCGGGCAGAAGTTTTTGGCCGCTCGTTACAATCAAGAAGGAAAAGATATTTTCAATTACAAGACCTACGCTATCTGTAGTGATGGTGATCTTATGGAGGGAATCTCTTCCGAAGCAGGCTCTTTGGCTGGGCACTTGAAGCTGGGTAACCTAATCTACCTCTACGATGATAATAATATCACTATTGACGGAACGACCAGCATTACCTTCACCGAAGATGTAGAAGCTCGTTTCCGCTCCTTCGGTTGGCACACCCAAACGGTGGAAGATGTAAATGATCTGGACGCACTAGAGCAAGCTATCCGTACTGCGGAAGCCGTAGAAGATCAGCCATCGCTGATTCGGGTGAAAACCATAATCGCCTACGGAAGCCCCAATAAAATTAATACTTCAGGCGCACACGGTGCTCCGTTGGGGGGTGATGAAGTAGCTGCTACCAAGAAAAATCTGGGCTGGGATCCTGAAAAACATTTTTACGTTCCCGACGAGGTGTATGATTTCTACAAAAAAGCAGTAGAGAAACGGCAGGAGAAAGAGGATAAGTGGAATGAGCTATTCCAGTCGTACAAAGGTGAACACGCTGATCTGGCCGAAGAATACTTGAATTTCGCCAAAGAGCAGTACCCTTCCGGTTGGCAAGATGACCTACCCGTATTCAAACCCGAAGAGGGAAGTGTTGCTACCCGAAACGCTGGTAAGAAAGTGATGAACGCTATTGCTAAGCACTTCCCGCTTTTAATCGGCGGAGCGGCTGACTTAGTGGAGTCAACCAAGACAGAAGTGGAAGACTCAGGAAGCTTTGAGCATGGTAACTACGGCGGACAAAATATTCACTTCGGAATTCGAGAACACGCCATGGGAGCGATTGTCAATGGATTAACTTTAACCGAAGGAACCATTGCTTACGGATCAACCTTCTTCATCTTCACTGATTACATGCGGCCTACGTTGCGCTTAGCCGGTATTATGAAGCTGCGTTCTATTTTTATCTACACCCACGATAGTATTGGGCTGGGTGAAGACGGAACCACCCACCAACCGGTAGAGCATCTAATGTCTATGCGAGCAATTCCTAACCTAGTCAACATCCGTCCTGGTGATGCCAACGAAACCGCCCACGCTTGGCGTGTAGCGATTGAGCACAAAGATGGTCCGGTAGCCATTGTACTGACCCGCCAGGGTATTCCGGTCATCAACTACGAGCACTGCGAAGGACCGCAAAGTCTGGAAAAAGGTGCTTACATATTGAAAGATGCCGATGATGCTCCGCAAATGATTCTGATCGCCAGTGGCTCTGAGGTGCAACTAGCACTACAAGCCCAAGAAAAATTAGCTGGCGAAGGTATTCACGCTCGGGTGGTAAGTATGCCTAGCTGGGAGCTTTTCGAGAAGCAAGATGTGTCGTACAGAGAGAGCGTATTCCCCAAGGAAATTCGCAAACGCATATCTATTGAAGCCGGAGTAACACTAGGCTGGCACAAGTATATTACCGACGAAGGCGTGGCCATCGGTATTGACACCTACGGCGAATCAGCCCCCGGTAAAAAGCTAATGGAAGAATTCGGCTTTACCGTAGACAATGTAGTAAAACACGCCAAGCAACTCGCAGAAACGGCGAATGTCTAA
- a CDS encoding class I SAM-dependent methyltransferase produces the protein MKASFIILLGFFVLSACAPYAKGPVLSVEEAQNTFQPIVEFMGVEPGMAVADVGAGSGALTVIMATQLDSCEVYIQDIDRKMLQQDNVDKMITHYSKQLGHNLGERNQFHLVYGTPNQSNLPHESIDIVYSNATMHVFNEPDAMLQDLRKKLKPTGKIFIRDGFKGENGEGEFCSSRKCAKRLLSIDEFLVMMEQNGYRLIKQSPDMDGYPLFGFELSN, from the coding sequence ATGAAAGCTTCGTTCATAATACTCCTTGGTTTCTTCGTACTATCGGCTTGTGCCCCCTACGCCAAAGGCCCGGTACTTAGCGTAGAAGAAGCCCAGAATACCTTTCAGCCTATTGTTGAGTTTATGGGCGTAGAACCGGGAATGGCAGTAGCCGATGTAGGAGCGGGTTCCGGAGCACTTACGGTAATTATGGCTACCCAGCTAGATAGTTGTGAAGTGTATATTCAGGATATTGATCGCAAAATGCTACAGCAAGATAATGTAGATAAAATGATTACGCATTATTCTAAACAGCTAGGTCATAATTTAGGAGAGCGAAATCAGTTTCATCTAGTTTACGGCACCCCCAACCAATCCAATCTGCCACACGAGTCAATCGATATTGTTTATTCTAATGCGACCATGCATGTCTTCAATGAGCCGGATGCTATGCTGCAAGATCTGCGTAAGAAGCTTAAACCAACTGGAAAAATCTTCATTCGAGATGGCTTTAAGGGCGAGAATGGCGAAGGTGAGTTTTGCTCATCGAGAAAGTGCGCCAAACGACTGCTTAGCATTGATGAATTTTTGGTCATGATGGAACAAAACGGCTATCGCCTCATTAAACAGTCACCCGATATGGATGGCTACCCTCTGTTTGGCTTCGAGCTTAGTAATTAA
- a CDS encoding peptidoglycan DD-metalloendopeptidase family protein — MKKDIEKCFQLCNDQMGQVFPKIAPSDLQTIDLSSKNLELSVEVVSDTAHFNQVIDTLLAGKVGIGGFLEHRSLYQRSSMYQGEEPRCIHLGVDVWAPARTKVHAPWPGKVHSFQDNQGFGNYGPTIILEHAIEAMTFFTLYGHLSRSSLKNMQLGQTIEKNQLVGELGDFPENGDWPPHLHFQAMTDLLGNMGDFPGVVTLAEQYFYQTICIDPQLLLTFKER; from the coding sequence ATGAAAAAAGATATTGAAAAGTGCTTTCAGCTATGTAACGATCAGATGGGTCAGGTGTTTCCGAAGATTGCGCCTTCCGATTTGCAAACCATAGATTTAAGCAGTAAAAACCTAGAATTATCCGTAGAGGTGGTGTCAGATACAGCTCACTTCAATCAAGTGATTGATACTTTGCTAGCGGGCAAAGTTGGTATTGGCGGATTTTTGGAGCATCGCTCGCTCTATCAGCGTAGCTCAATGTATCAGGGAGAAGAACCGCGCTGCATTCATCTGGGGGTAGATGTGTGGGCGCCCGCACGTACGAAGGTGCACGCTCCCTGGCCGGGTAAAGTGCATAGCTTCCAGGATAACCAAGGCTTCGGTAACTACGGCCCTACCATTATTTTAGAACACGCTATTGAGGCAATGACTTTTTTTACACTTTACGGACATCTAAGTCGTTCTTCCCTAAAGAATATGCAACTTGGGCAAACTATCGAGAAAAACCAGCTCGTTGGTGAGCTAGGAGATTTTCCTGAGAACGGGGATTGGCCACCCCACTTACACTTTCAGGCAATGACTGATTTGTTGGGCAACATGGGTGACTTTCCGGGAGTGGTTACACTTGCTGAACAATATTTTTATCAAACTATTTGTATTGATCCTCAGCTTCTGCTTACATTTAAGGAACGATGA
- a CDS encoding J domain-containing protein, which translates to MDEYYYTLGLIPGATVTDIKKAFRALALEHHPDVNPSQEANRRFQEIVAAYEHLLTNHKQGLAQAYTQASVQYQARFEQVYQQRPTSPPEPVFESYTAQSAPITITRQVTFLLLNLLSCGVSLFFVGLPVLVAYLMIQKGLSGWEGAMVAPLSLAGMLVIYRTIRYRSHAFE; encoded by the coding sequence ATGGACGAGTATTATTATACCCTAGGACTCATTCCGGGAGCAACTGTTACTGACATTAAAAAAGCATTCCGCGCATTGGCTCTTGAGCACCATCCTGATGTTAACCCGAGTCAGGAAGCAAATCGTAGATTTCAGGAAATTGTAGCTGCTTACGAGCATCTGTTGACCAATCATAAGCAAGGGTTGGCCCAGGCGTATACCCAGGCTAGCGTTCAGTACCAGGCTCGCTTTGAACAGGTGTATCAGCAACGCCCAACCTCCCCTCCCGAACCGGTGTTTGAGAGCTATACTGCTCAAAGTGCTCCGATAACGATAACTCGCCAAGTAACTTTTCTACTGCTAAACCTGCTCTCCTGCGGAGTTAGCTTATTTTTTGTCGGCTTACCGGTGCTGGTAGCCTATCTAATGATACAAAAAGGGCTAAGCGGCTGGGAAGGTGCCATGGTAGCTCCCCTCTCACTGGCCGGGATGCTAGTCATCTACCGAACTATTCGTTACCGCAGCCATGCTTTTGAGTGA
- a CDS encoding RpiB/LacA/LacB family sugar-phosphate isomerase — protein sequence MKLGIAADHGGFHAKEKLKNFIQTLDGISLTDYGALAYDALDDYPDFAERIARAVASGEVERGIALCGSGVGASIAANKIDGVRAALICDTYSARQGVEHDDMNIVCFGARVFGEELIKEMTKAFLNAKFSGEERHVRRLNKVLALENN from the coding sequence ATGAAACTAGGTATTGCTGCTGACCACGGTGGTTTTCACGCCAAAGAAAAGCTCAAAAACTTCATTCAAACGCTGGACGGAATTTCGCTGACCGACTACGGAGCCTTAGCATACGATGCACTGGATGACTACCCGGATTTTGCCGAACGCATTGCCCGGGCGGTAGCCAGTGGCGAAGTAGAACGAGGAATCGCCCTCTGCGGTAGCGGAGTAGGAGCCTCCATTGCAGCTAATAAGATCGATGGAGTACGAGCTGCCTTGATCTGTGATACGTACTCCGCCCGGCAGGGAGTGGAGCACGATGACATGAATATTGTTTGCTTCGGAGCTCGAGTGTTTGGCGAAGAGCTTATCAAAGAAATGACCAAAGCCTTTCTAAACGCAAAATTCTCCGGCGAAGAACGACACGTCCGCCGGCTCAACAAAGTACTTGCACTGGAAAATAATTAG
- a CDS encoding pseudouridine synthase produces MNKHHHFIIHKPFGYLSQFINNQNRRRNKKLLGELHDFPAGTMAIGRLDQDSEGLLLLTTDGKVSMQVRSKLVEKEYHVQVDGTITDEAIAQLKSGVEITTQGEKYRTLPAKATCLIPPPHYPPRVKKIRDDRHGPSSWLSITITEGKFRQVRKMTAAVGFPTLRLIRVRIGRIYLNEMPPGEAIEVGKFTLTDENT; encoded by the coding sequence ATGAATAAGCACCATCACTTTATTATTCATAAGCCATTCGGGTATCTATCGCAATTTATCAACAATCAGAACCGCCGGAGAAACAAAAAATTGCTGGGCGAACTGCACGACTTTCCGGCAGGTACGATGGCTATTGGTCGGCTAGATCAAGATTCGGAAGGTTTGTTATTGCTGACCACCGATGGCAAAGTAAGTATGCAGGTACGCAGTAAGTTGGTAGAGAAAGAATATCACGTGCAGGTAGACGGAACAATTACCGACGAGGCTATCGCGCAGTTGAAGAGCGGGGTAGAAATCACTACACAAGGTGAAAAGTACAGAACTCTTCCTGCTAAGGCTACTTGTTTAATCCCACCCCCTCACTATCCGCCCCGAGTAAAAAAAATAAGGGATGATCGGCACGGCCCCAGCAGTTGGCTATCTATTACGATTACTGAGGGAAAATTCCGGCAAGTCCGCAAGATGACGGCTGCCGTGGGGTTTCCTACCCTGCGATTAATCCGAGTGCGAATTGGGCGTATCTACCTTAATGAAATGCCCCCGGGAGAAGCGATCGAGGTGGGCAAATTCACGCTTACTGATGAAAATACGTGA
- the gndA gene encoding NADP-dependent phosphogluconate dehydrogenase has protein sequence MEHEQCEFGMVGLGVMGSNFLMNVADSGFTAVGYDKDPKKAQALNDASGGKIDGVTTIDEFLSRLATPRKIMMLVPAGSIVDAVIDELMPHLEPGDILIDGGNSYFKDTDRRTEKLEKENLRYIGIGVSGGEEGARHGPSLMPGGSKEAYEIVRPMMEAAAAKVNGEPCVTYLGSKSAGHFVKMVHNGIEYGIMQLTAEVYDFMKRGMKLSNDDIQRLFAEWNEGELQSFLIEITANIFKQPDDKGDGLLVDKILDKAKQKGTGKWTSQVAMDLGIPIPTIDVSVTMRFLSALKEERVEACKDLDLGDLDVAEDRLNTEKELEHALYFAIAITYAQGLALLEAASEEFDYGLNLEDVARIWRGGCIIRATFLENIMQAYRNRPDLPNLILDESLAKIMKERHAATRKVVQLGVEQGIPVPAMASSLTYFDAYRSQRLPSNLTQAQRDYFGAHTYERTDEPGIFHTEWNQS, from the coding sequence ATGGAACACGAACAATGTGAATTTGGAATGGTCGGCCTAGGAGTGATGGGCAGCAATTTCCTGATGAATGTCGCCGATAGCGGCTTTACGGCGGTAGGTTACGATAAAGACCCTAAAAAAGCCCAAGCTCTTAACGATGCTAGCGGAGGTAAGATCGACGGGGTCACTACCATTGACGAATTTTTATCCCGACTGGCGACACCCCGCAAAATTATGATGCTGGTTCCAGCCGGGTCAATAGTGGATGCAGTGATTGATGAACTAATGCCGCATCTGGAACCCGGCGATATTCTCATTGACGGGGGTAACTCCTACTTTAAAGATACGGATCGTCGTACCGAAAAATTAGAAAAAGAAAACCTGCGCTATATCGGTATCGGTGTATCTGGGGGAGAAGAAGGGGCGCGGCATGGCCCCAGCCTGATGCCCGGCGGAAGTAAAGAAGCCTACGAAATTGTTCGCCCAATGATGGAAGCCGCCGCGGCTAAAGTAAACGGTGAGCCTTGTGTTACCTATCTGGGAAGTAAGTCGGCGGGGCACTTCGTGAAAATGGTGCATAACGGCATTGAGTACGGCATTATGCAACTCACCGCTGAGGTTTACGATTTTATGAAGCGAGGAATGAAGCTAAGCAACGACGATATTCAGCGATTATTCGCTGAGTGGAACGAAGGTGAGCTACAATCTTTCTTAATAGAAATTACGGCGAATATCTTCAAACAGCCGGATGATAAAGGCGACGGATTGCTGGTAGATAAAATTTTAGATAAAGCCAAGCAGAAGGGTACGGGCAAGTGGACTTCCCAGGTAGCGATGGATTTGGGTATTCCAATCCCTACCATTGATGTGTCGGTAACGATGCGGTTTTTGTCAGCCTTGAAGGAAGAACGGGTAGAAGCCTGCAAAGACTTAGATTTGGGCGATCTGGATGTAGCAGAAGATCGGCTGAATACGGAAAAAGAGCTGGAACATGCGTTGTATTTTGCTATTGCCATTACCTACGCCCAAGGACTAGCATTGTTAGAAGCGGCTTCGGAAGAATTTGATTACGGCCTTAATTTGGAAGACGTGGCTCGCATCTGGCGAGGCGGTTGCATTATTCGAGCTACTTTTTTAGAAAACATTATGCAAGCCTACCGCAATCGTCCTGACTTACCTAACTTAATTCTGGATGAGTCGCTGGCGAAGATCATGAAAGAGCGCCATGCTGCTACCCGAAAGGTGGTACAGTTAGGCGTAGAGCAAGGTATTCCGGTGCCGGCTATGGCTTCTTCGCTCACCTACTTCGATGCGTACCGCAGTCAGCGACTACCATCTAACTTAACTCAAGCCCAGCGCGACTACTTCGGAGCCCATACCTACGAGCGCACCGACGAGCCCGGCATCTTCCACACTGAGTGGAATCAATCTTGA